In Patescibacteria group bacterium, the following are encoded in one genomic region:
- a CDS encoding polyprenol monophosphomannose synthase, producing the protein MKNKTMVSIVLPTYNEVENFKKIVREILTVFRDNNIDGNIIIVDDNSPDQTGIMAQRLSEDMPKQLYVINREAKMGLGSAYISGFKKALFLGADYIFEMDADFSHNPHSIPSFLKAMKDSDLVIGSRYINGGSTKNWELHRKLISRFGTLYAKTILKLEIDDLTSGFRCYKRQVLEKIDFDQIQSDGYSFQIEMAYKTKLAGFKIKEIPIVFADRKNGISKFSKKIFYEAFWIVWKLRLNSKQQTLTKK; encoded by the coding sequence GTGAAAAACAAAACTATGGTCAGCATTGTTCTACCAACCTACAACGAAGTTGAAAATTTTAAAAAAATTGTCCGAGAAATATTAACTGTTTTTCGCGATAACAACATTGACGGCAACATTATCATCGTAGATGACAATTCACCAGATCAAACAGGTATTATGGCTCAAAGATTAAGCGAAGATATGCCAAAACAACTTTACGTCATCAATCGAGAAGCAAAAATGGGCTTAGGATCAGCTTATATCTCTGGATTTAAAAAAGCGCTCTTCTTAGGCGCTGACTATATTTTTGAAATGGACGCTGATTTTTCCCACAATCCGCATAGTATTCCAAGCTTCTTAAAAGCCATGAAGGATTCTGATTTGGTTATTGGATCAAGATATATTAATGGCGGATCAACAAAGAATTGGGAGCTTCATCGAAAATTGATTAGCCGTTTTGGAACATTATATGCCAAAACAATCCTAAAGCTAGAAATTGACGATCTTACTTCCGGATTTCGCTGTTATAAACGCCAAGTCCTAGAAAAAATTGATTTTGATCAAATCCAATCTGATGGCTATTCATTTCAAATTGAAATGGCGTATAAAACAAAATTAGCTGGCTTTAAAATAAAAGAAATACCAATTGTCTTTGCTGATCGCAAAAATGGTATTTCTAAATTCTCAAAAAAAATATTTTACGAGGCTTTCTGGATCGTCTGGAAATTAAGACTAAACTCAAAACAACAAACTTTAACTAAAAAATAA